TAAAAATGGAGGCGCTGATTATGAAAAAATTATTTTATCCAGCATTATTTCACAAAGCAGAGGAAGGCGGCTTTTGGGTCTCTTTTCCTGATATTCCTGAATGTCTTACACAGGGCGACGACATGACACAAGCTTACGAAATGGCATTTGATGCGCTTGGTCTGGCTCTGACTTGTCGCGAAAAAGAACAGCAACCTATTCCTGTAGCTTCTGACCCGGCATCAATCAACACGGAACCTGATTCTTTTCTCGTTGTCATTGAATTTGATATGCTTTCTTATAAAAAACATGCAAATTCCCGTTCCGTTAAAAAAACTTTGAGTATCCCCGAATGGCTCAATGAAGCGGCCATTGCTATGGACCTTAATTTTTCACAGGTATTGCAGGAAGCTCTTATTTCCAAACTACAGTTATAACAGATCTGCGTTTCTAAGGCTGGGAATACCCTCTTTCATCAGACTTGTTTTTGTCTGATAAAAGAGGGTATTTTCATAAGACTGGCCGGGGTATCGTTCATCCTCCCGAACGGGTATCGCCCTCCTTCGCGCTGCCGGCAGCGGCAAATCTGCGTGCCTGCCGTTTCTGCGCCTGCTCTTCTCTCCGCCTCACGAAAGTCTGTTCGAGCATTTCCCGCTTACCATCTATGCGGCTTTTATATTCAGACCGTTTCTCTGCCCGCTCCTCTCTTTTCTTCCGATGTTCTCCATAGCTCTGTCGGTGTCCTTCCGCGTTTTTCTCTGCTGTCAGCGCCACGCCCTGTTTCACGCGTTCTACCTCACTGCCGGCAGCCGTACGGACGGCGCCTGCCTTCTTTTCTGCCGAATACAGGTGGTCTGTCGTCTTCTCTTTCGCCCTTTTGGACTGCGTATGCGCGGCATACCGGAACTGGATCGGGGCGCCCTTCACGTACTCTCTGACCTGTGCCGGCATACCTGCCCCAGCGCCGGTCGCCGCTCCCGCGTGTCTGCCGATCTCACCGTTTTTCACATATTTTCGCGCCGCCGTCCCCGCCTGCTGCAGCTTATCCTTCATCATCGGATCCGGATGCGCCGTCACCGGATGCTTTTTCCTCTGTTCGGACGTCCCCGACTGTTGCCCGGTCTGGCCTGCTCCGCCCGGTATCATCCGAAAGGCCGGTCTGGCCTGCGGCGTCTGTCCGCCTTGCGAGACGGACGCATTTCCTGCTTCGTGTGCCGATCCGGACGATGCGCCGACAGGTCCCTGTGACGATGCCGGAGCCGATTCCCCGGCGCCGATGCCTGCCTTTCTCCCAAGAGCCATCGTGCTTCGTCCTATCTGTCTGCCTGCAGCCATGACATTTCTGCGCATATGATTCAGATCCTTCACGTTGCCACTCATACGCAGCCGGTTCACAGCATAACGGGGCGTGGCGCTGCCGCGCTGTACCGTGCTGAGCAGCTCGAAGATCTTCCCTCTGTTTAAGAACAAACCCGCGCCGATGATAATCTGTATGAGCAGGACGATAAACCAGCCCCACTCATCCGCCTTCTGAAACAGAAAGACATCGGTTCGGATCAGCAGCGCCAGCATAAAAGTAATGACCAGAATCATGATCTGTGTCTCCAGCATTTTCTTCAGCCATGCCGTGAGAATGCTCTCATACCCCGCAAACAGAAAAAGTAATAACATAACCGGCGCCAGAATCAGATAGAAGACCGCCAGCACCTGAAAGATGAGCAGCGCGCCCGCGACTACGATAAACAACAGGCATTTGGCCAGACAGGGGATCAGATAGACGATCAGGAAACCGATCCGCTCAAAGCCGACCGTCATCCGGAAACATGCCGCGTCTCCCATGCCCTTCACCAATTCGGCTCTCTCTTCCGGATCGCTCACTTTCAGAAAACTGTCTACCGTACCGTCGTCTACGTCGTCATTCATAAATTCGACCGTCTTCCACGGCTCATGGACGAGATCGACCCACAAAACGCCCGCCGCCTGCGCCGCGAAATCTTCCCGGTTTCCGGACATACCCATGCTGTC
The sequence above is a segment of the Lachnospiraceae bacterium JLR.KK008 genome. Coding sequences within it:
- a CDS encoding type II toxin-antitoxin system HicB family antitoxin → MKKLFYPALFHKAEEGGFWVSFPDIPECLTQGDDMTQAYEMAFDALGLALTCREKEQQPIPVASDPASINTEPDSFLVVIEFDMLSYKKHANSRSVKKTLSIPEWLNEAAIAMDLNFSQVLQEALISKLQL